The sequence below is a genomic window from bacterium.
GCGCGATCGAGAGCCTTGCCGCTGACGGTTTCGTGCACCAGTCCCTTCCTTTCGGCTTCACGTGGAGTGAGGGGATCGCCCATGAGGATGTGCATGAGCGCGGCTGGCGTTCCGATGGTGCGTGGCAGCCTTTGCGTGCCGCCAGCGCCGGGAACGAGTCCAAGGTGCGGCTCCAGGAATCCGATCAGGTAGTCTCCATCCTCAGCGATACGAAGATCGCAGGAGAGCGCGAACTCGAATCCACCGGCCAGGGCTGTGCCGGAAATGGCGGCGATTACAGGTTTTGGCATGCTCTCGCACAGCGCGATCGCCTTGTCTAGGAACCCCCCATTGTAGGTCGCGTTCTCGGGCCACTCGCGACCGGACGCGCGCAGGGACTCTGCGAGGCGGATAAGCGCAGCGATGGAATAATGGCGAATAAAATAACCGGGTGCGCCGCCAGTCACGACGACAACACGAACGTTGGCATCGCCCGCGAATCTGTCCAGCGCCGCGGTGAGCGCGTCGCCCATCTCCTCGTCGAAATAAATGCGCCTCGTGCTGCCCAGTGTAATGATCGCAATTCCATCGGCTACTCTTGTCGTCAGAACATTGGCGTTCATCAGCCCCCCCCTTTGGATAAATGTAATTTCTAAACGGACATTTTCTACCAAAAAAACTACTTGCAGCTCCTCGCTTTTGCAACCATCTCAGAAAGCATTCGCTCGCCCGACTAGGCCTCAAACGCTCGTTGTGTATCCTCCAGCAGCTCTACCATTTTCGATTCCATATTTATCTCCTCAGAGCGGACCGCCCGCACCGAAACCGTGCTCTTATCTACACAAGCATGTTCGTGAACAGACTATTTCGCGGTTTTGTACCGTCTGCGCCACCTATAGCACCTGTTCACCTAGCTCGACCATCTTCTGATCCAGCGAATCCCCAATTTTCCGCGCAGCGTCTGACCCAAAGGACCCCATCAGCGATTCGGGGCTATCAAACATGACGGAGGTCGAACCATCCTTCTCATTCTCTAGAACGGCAATTTTGAGAGGCGCATACAGGCAGGCCTTGGGGGTGGCATCGAAGGCGTCCTTGGAAATCAGTGGATTGCCGATAGCGTATTGAACGCTGCGATTCTTTCTTCCGAAGTGGCTCAGGATGACGTCATGTTCGACCTTCATAATCAAGAGCATCCCGCTCGAACCCAGGCGCGCCTCGATCCGACGCCTCAGCTCACCGCTGTCAATGCGCTGGGCCGCGAGAGCCTCCTGGGTGTCGCGACCAAGCAGCGAACCGTTAAACTCCGGTACAATGAGCGGAACCCTATCCTCGATCGCCGCGACGACTTCGTTAAACGGGCGGCTGGTACTGATCTCTCTCCGAATAAGATTGAACGTCGTCCCTGTCCACATCTCCATCTCCTCCCTCTTCCTCCGATTTAACGGTGTCGACATTAGCAGTGACGATTGGGTCGTGCGATTCAAACGTCCACGAGCGGCAAGCCGGGCAGCACCTTGTCCAGCGTGATAGGGAAATCTCGCACACGAACCCCCGTCGCGTTGAACACCGCATTTCCGACGGCGGCCCCGGCGCCGCAGATTCCCAGCTCACCAAGCCCTTTCACGCCAAGCACATTGGCCTTGTCATCGAATCCGTCGAGGATCACCGCATCTATCACTGGAATGTCCGCGTGGACCGGTACCAGGTACCCGGCCAGATCGCAGTTGACGAATGCGCCGGAGCGCAGGTCGACCACGGCCTCTTCGAGCAGCGCCATCCCGATTCCAAACGTCATGCCGCCAATGAGCTGAGAACGCGCCGTTTTGGCGTTCAGAACGCGACCGGGCGAAAAGACACCGAGCATCTGTCGAAGCCGGATCTCTCCCGTATCGGCGTCCACACCGACCTCGGCAAAATGAGCGCCATACGTATGGATCGAGTGGCTACCGAAGTTCGGGTCGGCCCACATCGGGGTGCTTTCCCCATCCGCCTCGAGGCCATCGGGGTGATTGCGCGCAACCAGGTCGGAGACGGACTCGGATGCGTCCCCCACGGCTATCCGCCCATCCGAGAATGCGGCGTCCTTGCTGTCCAGAGCATGCAGAGGGGACCGCACGTCGGTGCGTGCCGCAGCCTGCAACTTCTCACGCAGCGCGTCACAGGCACGATAGACGGCGATGCTCGAGCTGCTCGCGCCCCACGAGCCGCCCGATCCCATGCTGGCCGGGAGGTCAGAGCGACCGAGCTCGACGCGCACTCGATCGAGCGGCAGCCCGAGCCTGTCAGCTGCGACCTGAGTGAGAATCGTGTAGGTCCCGGTTCCGATATCCGTCATATCCGACAGCACGACGCCGGTGCCATCCGGCTCCACTCGGACCCGTGCTTTCGCAGGCACCTGCGGATGGGCGCGAATGGCAGCCGCAACACCGAAGCCAACGAGCCATCGGCCGTCGCGTACGCTTGCAGGTCGTGCCTGTCGGCGCTGCCAGTTGAATCGCCTCGCTCCTTCGCGCAGGCATTCAACCACACGTCGCTCCGAGTACGGCACACCTTGCTCCGGGTCGACTGTGGGCTCGTTCCGGATGCGCAGCTCGATGGGATCCATCCCGAGTGTGTGAGCGAGCTCGTCCACCGCTGACTCAAGCGCCAAGAGACCAGGCGCTTCGCCGGGCGCGCGCACATCCTCTCCTCGCAGCATATCCAGGGGAATCAAACGGTGTCGGGTCAGTCGATTGGGTGCGGCGTAAAGGCTGCGCGTTGCAACGGCACTCGTTTCGACGAATTCCTCTTGCGGGTTGGTATGCATGGTTGCTTCGTGAGCGATGGCAACGAATCGGCCATCCCGCCCCGCGCCCAGGCGGACCCGCTGAGTCGACGTTGGGCGCACGCCCACATCATGGAAGATCTGCCGCCGCGTCAATGCGACCTTCACCGGCTGCTTCAGCTGGCGCGCGGCGAGCGCAGCCAAGATAGTCTCGGAATGGATACTCAGCTTGGATCCGAAACCGCCCCCCACGTAGGGGCTCACGACCTGGATTCTCTGCGGATCGATCTTCAGCGTGCCGGCCAGCGAGGCGCGGGCAGCATCGACGATCTGGGTGCCGACATGCACCAGGAGGTCGTCCCCGCGTGGCACGGCCAGGCACGCATTCGGCTCCATGGGCTGGGAGAACCAATATGGCGTGTGGTAGTCCTGGTCGACCTTGACCGCAGCGCTTTCGAACGCCGGCTCGAAATCGCCCACCACGCTGTCGGTTGGCACGATTGGCAGCCACGAAATCAAGTGTTTGGGTGCGTACGCCCGCTCGTTACCTGCAGCGAGGTCAAAATGTCCCGCCTCGACCGCGTACACAATGTGCACAAGGCTTGCCGCTGCTTGTGCCTGTTCGAGCGTGATGGCGACGACAAGTGCGACAGCCTCGCCGTAATGGGAGATATCTGGACTGCTGAGGGTTGGACGAGCGCGCCAGTACGACCACGGGATCGAGTCGTCACGGGCGCCTTGAGGCGGTGCATTCTGATGGGTGACGACGGCGCGGACTCCCGGCGATCGCTCTGCGTGAGATATATCGATTTCCCGGATGCGGCCGCGACCAATTGTGGCCGTGACGATG
It includes:
- a CDS encoding enoyl-CoA hydratase/isomerase family protein, with protein sequence MNANVLTTRVADGIAIITLGSTRRIYFDEEMGDALTAALDRFAGDANVRVVVVTGGAPGYFIRHYSIAALIRLAESLRASGREWPENATYNGGFLDKAIALCESMPKPVIAAISGTALAGGFEFALSCDLRIAEDGDYLIGFLEPHLGLVPGAGGTQRLPRTIGTPAALMHILMGDPLTPREAERKGLVHETVSGKALDRA
- a CDS encoding DUF302 domain-containing protein, giving the protein MWTGTTFNLIRREISTSRPFNEVVAAIEDRVPLIVPEFNGSLLGRDTQEALAAQRIDSGELRRRIEARLGSSGMLLIMKVEHDVILSHFGRKNRSVQYAIGNPLISKDAFDATPKACLYAPLKIAVLENEKDGSTSVMFDSPESLMGSFGSDAARKIGDSLDQKMVELGEQVL
- a CDS encoding xanthine dehydrogenase family protein molybdopterin-binding subunit; the protein is MTVIGQPLNRVDGPLKVTGQAAYAYEHWEAGQPLYGVIVTATIGRGRIREIDISHAERSPGVRAVVTHQNAPPQGARDDSIPWSYWRARPTLSSPDISHYGEAVALVVAITLEQAQAAASLVHIVYAVEAGHFDLAAGNERAYAPKHLISWLPIVPTDSVVGDFEPAFESAAVKVDQDYHTPYWFSQPMEPNACLAVPRGDDLLVHVGTQIVDAARASLAGTLKIDPQRIQVVSPYVGGGFGSKLSIHSETILAALAARQLKQPVKVALTRRQIFHDVGVRPTSTQRVRLGAGRDGRFVAIAHEATMHTNPQEEFVETSAVATRSLYAAPNRLTRHRLIPLDMLRGEDVRAPGEAPGLLALESAVDELAHTLGMDPIELRIRNEPTVDPEQGVPYSERRVVECLREGARRFNWQRRQARPASVRDGRWLVGFGVAAAIRAHPQVPAKARVRVEPDGTGVVLSDMTDIGTGTYTILTQVAADRLGLPLDRVRVELGRSDLPASMGSGGSWGASSSSIAVYRACDALREKLQAAARTDVRSPLHALDSKDAAFSDGRIAVGDASESVSDLVARNHPDGLEADGESTPMWADPNFGSHSIHTYGAHFAEVGVDADTGEIRLRQMLGVFSPGRVLNAKTARSQLIGGMTFGIGMALLEEAVVDLRSGAFVNCDLAGYLVPVHADIPVIDAVILDGFDDKANVLGVKGLGELGICGAGAAVGNAVFNATGVRVRDFPITLDKVLPGLPLVDV